A portion of the Sulfurospirillum diekertiae genome contains these proteins:
- the glyQ gene encoding glycine--tRNA ligase subunit alpha, translated as MLTFSQMLLNLQTFWQDQGCTIVQPYDMPAGAGTFHNATFLRSLSSKPWATAYVAPSRRPTDGRYGENPNRLGSYYQFQVLIKPSPDNIQELYLKSLEMLGLDIKKHDIRFVEDNWESPTLGAWGLGWEVWLDGMEVTQFTYFQQVGGIPCSPVPVEITYGVERLAMYLQEKESVFDLVWNENKFGVTTYGDVHKQSEYEFSKYNFEIANVSMLFDQFENAQVECKRCLEENLPLPAYDYCLMASHTFNVLDARKAISVTQRQNYILKIRELAKGCAVKYKEVVG; from the coding sequence GTGTTAACCTTTAGTCAAATGCTTTTAAACCTCCAAACTTTTTGGCAAGATCAAGGCTGTACGATTGTGCAACCCTACGATATGCCTGCGGGTGCTGGAACCTTTCATAATGCAACCTTTTTACGAAGCTTGAGCAGTAAACCGTGGGCAACGGCGTATGTGGCTCCTAGTCGCAGACCAACGGATGGAAGGTATGGAGAAAATCCAAACCGATTAGGAAGTTACTATCAGTTTCAAGTGCTCATCAAGCCTAGTCCTGACAATATTCAAGAGCTTTACCTTAAAAGCCTTGAAATGCTAGGACTTGACATTAAAAAACACGACATTCGCTTTGTCGAAGACAACTGGGAGTCTCCGACACTGGGTGCGTGGGGTCTTGGTTGGGAAGTGTGGTTGGATGGTATGGAAGTGACACAGTTTACCTATTTTCAACAAGTAGGTGGTATCCCATGCAGTCCTGTGCCTGTTGAGATTACCTATGGCGTTGAGCGTTTGGCAATGTACCTTCAAGAGAAAGAATCTGTATTTGATCTTGTGTGGAATGAGAACAAATTTGGTGTGACAACGTATGGAGATGTGCATAAACAAAGTGAGTATGAATTTAGCAAATACAACTTTGAAATCGCCAATGTCTCTATGCTGTTTGATCAGTTTGAAAATGCGCAAGTGGAGTGTAAACGCTGTCTTGAAGAGAACTTACCATTGCCTGCATATGATTACTGTTTGATGGCTTCACATACGTTTAACGTCCTTGATGCACGTAAAGCCATTTCGGTGACACAACGCCAAAACTACATCCTTAAAATTCGAGAACTTGCCAAAGGGTGTGCTGTCAAATATAAAGAAGTGGTGGGTTAA
- a CDS encoding Nif3-like dinuclear metal center hexameric protein, with protein sequence MKLGAIYDFLDTLSPFATQARWDNSGLLIGSLDDEVEQIYLSLDVDSLLLEQVVPNSLIITHHPLIFSGLKQLNFAKYPSNLIQIMVQKKISLIAMHTNFDLSHLNAYVASKLGFEVKETKEFVAYCEVNQSLDDLALHVKHVLGIEHLRIVRAKEWIGLCAITTGSGGDLIAQIEADCFLSGDLKYHQAMEAKENNLSLIDIGHFESERYFPECLGDYLKNLPLKAIISNSKNPFEYK encoded by the coding sequence ATGAAATTAGGGGCAATCTACGATTTTTTAGATACATTAAGCCCTTTTGCTACACAGGCACGTTGGGACAACAGTGGTTTATTGATTGGGAGTTTAGATGATGAGGTAGAGCAAATCTACCTTAGTCTTGATGTTGATAGTTTACTGTTAGAACAAGTAGTGCCAAATTCACTTATCATAACGCATCATCCCCTCATTTTTAGTGGATTAAAACAGCTTAATTTTGCAAAATATCCTTCTAATTTGATTCAGATCATGGTACAAAAAAAGATTAGTTTGATTGCCATGCACACCAACTTTGATCTCTCCCATTTAAATGCTTATGTTGCTTCAAAACTAGGCTTTGAAGTCAAAGAAACCAAAGAGTTTGTCGCCTACTGTGAGGTAAACCAAAGTTTGGATGATTTGGCTTTACATGTAAAACACGTCTTGGGTATTGAACATCTGCGAATCGTGCGAGCAAAAGAGTGGATTGGACTGTGTGCTATTACCACAGGATCTGGGGGCGATTTGATTGCTCAAATTGAGGCCGATTGCTTTTTAAGTGGTGATCTAAAGTATCATCAAGCGATGGAAGCAAAAGAAAATAATCTCTCATTAATAGACATAGGTCACTTTGAGTCCGAGCGCTATTTCCCAGAGTGTTTGGGCGATTATTTGAAAAATTTGCCATTAAAGGCTATAATATCAAATTCTAAAAATCCGTTTGAGTACAAATAG